One part of the Xiphophorus hellerii strain 12219 chromosome 17, Xiphophorus_hellerii-4.1, whole genome shotgun sequence genome encodes these proteins:
- the LOC116736708 gene encoding fibulin-1 isoform X1 → MAHEIVLLFSLYAVLTGIESKFTSVHECCEAGRVAALRKQDCTALPRFSSHICSIAKEHCCRALARKRACDTGVKVARHGVCERPLFTGSNWEAQISQSCCDCCTLGLKTDSTGFSCDFRDLQLDKQCSNAAKACCEKPKDTTPSAKGKEELKVSISRPPDEPNTCRELNCSQLCVGNGRCVCNDGFRLQRDGVTCEDINECLAGSHSCSAEQVCINTDGSFLCRLSCHPGFTITDNIVCKDIDECAVGSHNCGADYACINTPGSFYCDLKVACRDGFTLDASGNCTDINECLLLSNLCRPDQTCVNAVGSYVCLGNTVICRQGYHPTADGTRCEDADECLVADVCGSHACVNLDGSYRCECRAGYRLSNVTGVCEDINECKYYSRRLCGHICENTEGSYQCRCISGFSLAPDGRTCEDINECLTGRHNCARGQVCLNTEGSFHCQREIACNTGYKLTGSSCQDIDECALGRRDCGANSVCVNTAGSFYCEQKRVCGDGFALDAAGGCADIDECSAHTGPCQPSQTCVNTVGSHSCLTNAIACPRGFHLSVNGTRCEDVNECMVGSKCAKHVCVNLEGLYRCECRSGYMFNGVTKLCEDINECTHYPGRLCAHKCENTEGSYRCSCATGFKLAYGGRDCEDINECEDKPCSQECTNVYGSYQCYCHRGYQLNDVDGTSCEDIDECTLPNVCSYQCVNSPGGFNCTCPTSGYTLLYDGRTCQDIDECAAGTHSCSAKEACFNVQGGFRCLFFECPPNFRRAGKGSAGNASAVVRCVKACQEHDSDCARDPVHIITSTALSLPTSQRLKEPEGETGERKRFSLRPIGRPHFFFFFYLFVPIEIVLLRTSAAAKQDLLPDEPDVLFDILADDELLFFDVIKRAQNGMVVGVIRQIKPVLGPKELILEVSMKYVQSGVVSQQNIVLIHVFISEFWF, encoded by the exons ATGGCGCACGAGATTGTCCTTTTATTTTCCCTCTACGCGGTTTTGACCGGGATTG AGAGCAAGTTTACTTCTGTGCATGAGTGCTGTGAGGCTGGAAGGGTGGCAGCCCTGAGAAAGCAAGACTGCACGGCGCTGCCACGTTTCAGCTCCCACATTTGCAG CATTGCCAAGGAGCACTGCTGTCGGGCTTTAGCGAGGAAGCGAGCCTGCGACACTGGCGTCAAGGTGGCCCGTCACGGGGTCTGCGAGCGGCCCCTCTTCACAGGCTCCAACTGGGAAGCGCAAATTTCACAG TCGTGCTGCGACTGCTGCACACTGGGTTTGAAAACGGACAGCACGGGCTTCAGCTGCGACTTTCGGGACCTGCAGCTGGACAAGCAGTGCTCTAACGCGGCTAAAGCCTGCTGTGAGAAACCCAAGGACACCACTCCGTCTGCTAAAG GAAAAGAAGAGCTTAAAGTGTCGATCTCCAGGCCTCCAGACGAACCAAATACCTGCAGAG AGCTCAACTGCTCTCAGCTGTGTGTCGGTAACGGAAGATGCGTCTGTAACGACGGCTTCCGGCTGCAAAGGGACGGAGTGACGTGTGAAG ATATTAACGAGTGTCTCGCGGGCAGCCACAGCTGCAGCGCCGAGCAGGTTTGCATCAACACGGACGGCTCGTTTCTCTGTCGGCTCAGCTGCCACCCGGGATTCACAATCACAGACAACATCGTTTGCAAAG acatAGATGAGTGCGCTGTGGGGAGCCATAACTGTGGAGCGGACTACGCTTGCATCAACACGCCCGGCTCGTTCTACTGCGACCTGAAGGTGGCGTGCAGAGACGGTTTCACTCTGGACGCTTCCGGAAATTGCACCG ACATCAACGAGTGTCTGCTCCTTTCCAACCTGTGCCGACCCGACCAGACTTGCGTCAACGCCGTCGGCTCTTACGTCTGCCTCGGGAATACGGTCATCTGTCGGCAGGGTTACCATCCAACGGCGGACGGGACGCGCTGCGAAG ACGCGGACGAGTGTCTCGTCGCCGACGTGTGCGGCAGCCACGCCTGCGTGAACCTGGACGGGTCGTACCGCTGCGAGTGCAGAGCGGGCTACCGCTTGAGCAACGTCACCGGAGTCTGCGAAG ATATCAATGAGTGCAAGTATTACTCCCGGCGACTCTGCGGGCACATATGTGAGAACACGGAGGGGTCTTATCAGTGCAGGTGCATATCCGGCTTCAGCTTGGCTCCGGACGGAAGGACCTGCGAAG ATATCAACGAGTGTCTGACTGGCCGTCACAACTGCGCCAGAGGTCAGGTTTGCCTCAACACCGAGGGCTCGTTTCACTGCCAGCGCGAAATCGCCTGCAACACCGGCTATAAACTCACAGGCAGCTCTTGCCAAG ACATCGATGAGTGCGCATTGGGGAGACGTGACTGCGGGGCAAATTCCGTTTGCGTCAACACGGCCGGCTCGTTCTACTGCGAGCAGAAGCGGGTGTGCGGAGACGGTTTCGCTCTGGACGCCGCCGGCGGCTGTGCCG ATATTGATGAGTGCTCGGCCCACACCGGTCCATGCCAGCCCAGCCAGACGTGCGTCAACACGGTGGGCTCCCACAGCTGCCTCACTAATGCGATCGCTTGCCCACGAGGGTTTCATCTGAGCGTGAACGGCACACGGTGTGAAG ACGTGAATGAGTGTATGGTTGGCAGTAAGTGTGCCAAGCATGTGTGCGTCAACCTGGAAGGACTGTACCGCTGCGAGTGCAGAAGTGGCTACATGTTCAACGGCGTCACCAAACTGTGCGAAG ATATCAATGAGTGCACCCATTATCCCGGTCGACTCTGCGCCCACAAGTGTGAGAACACAGAGGGGTCGTACCGATGTAGCTGTGCGACCGGCTTCAAGCTGGCTTATGGTGGCAGAGACTGCGAag ACATCAACGAGTGTGAGGACAAACCCTGCAGCCAGGAGTGCACCAATGTCTACGGCTCGTACCAGTGCTACTGTCACCGCGGTTACCAGCTGAACGACGTCGACGGGACATCGTGTGAAG ATATTGATGAATGCACGCTGCCAAACGTATGTTCTTACCAATGTGTCAACTCGCCTGGTGGTTTTAACTGCACCTGCCCCACCAGTGGTTACACACTCTTGTACGACGGACGTACTTGTCAGG aCATTGATGAATGTGCTGCAGGAACTCATTCTTGTTCTGCCAAGGAGGCCTGCTTTAACGTCCAGGGAGGATTTCGCTGTCTGTTCTTCGAGTGTCCTCCTAACTTCAGGCGAGCAGGAAAGGG ATCCGCAGGTAACGCGTCCGCCGTGGTGCGTTGCGTCAAGGCGTGCCAGGAACACGACAGCGACTGCGCTCGCGACCCCGTCCACATCATCACCTCCACGGCTCTGTCTCTGCCGACCTCGCAACGCTTAAAGGAGCCAGAGGGTGAGACCGGCGAAAGAAAACGTTTTAGTCTTCGGCCAATCGGACGaccccacttttttttttttttttacctgtttgttCCAATAGAGATCGTGTTGCTGCGGACGTCTGCGGCAGCGAAACAAGATCTTCTCCCGGACGAGCCGGATGTGTTGTTTGACATTTTAGCAGACGACGAGCTGCTCTTTTTCGACGTGATAAAGCGTGCGCAAAACGGCATGGTTGTCG GGGTAATCCGCCAGATCAAGCCCGTATTGGGCCCAAAGGAGCTCATTCTGGAGGTGTCCATGAAGTATGTCCAGTCAGGAGTCGTTTCTCAACAAAACATCGTCCTCATTCACGTCTTCATCTccgagttctggttctga
- the LOC116736708 gene encoding fibulin-1 isoform X2 has product MAHEIVLLFSLYAVLTGIESKFTSVHECCEAGRVAALRKQDCTALPRFSSHICSIAKEHCCRALARKRACDTGVKVARHGVCERPLFTGSNWEAQISQSCCDCCTLGLKTDSTGFSCDFRDLQLDKQCSNAAKACCEKPKDTTPSAKGKEELKVSISRPPDEPNTCRELNCSQLCVGNGRCVCNDGFRLQRDGVTCEDINECLAGSHSCSAEQVCINTDGSFLCRLSCHPGFTITDNIVCKDIDECAVGSHNCGADYACINTPGSFYCDLKVACRDGFTLDASGNCTDINECLLLSNLCRPDQTCVNAVGSYVCLGNTVICRQGYHPTADGTRCEDADECLVADVCGSHACVNLDGSYRCECRAGYRLSNVTGVCEDINECKYYSRRLCGHICENTEGSYQCRCISGFSLAPDGRTCEDINECLTGRHNCARGQVCLNTEGSFHCQREIACNTGYKLTGSSCQDIDECALGRRDCGANSVCVNTAGSFYCEQKRVCGDGFALDAAGGCADIDECSAHTGPCQPSQTCVNTVGSHSCLTNAIACPRGFHLSVNGTRCEDVNECMVGSKCAKHVCVNLEGLYRCECRSGYMFNGVTKLCEDINECTHYPGRLCAHKCENTEGSYRCSCATGFKLAYGGRDCEDINECEDKPCSQECTNVYGSYQCYCHRGYQLNDVDGTSCEDIDECTLPNVCSYQCVNSPGGFNCTCPTSGYTLLYDGRTCQDIDECAAGTHSCSAKEACFNVQGGFRCLFFECPPNFRRAGKGSAGNASAVVRCVKACQEHDSDCARDPVHIITSTALSLPTSQRLKEPEEIVLLRTSAAAKQDLLPDEPDVLFDILADDELLFFDVIKRAQNGMVVGVIRQIKPVLGPKELILEVSMKYVQSGVVSQQNIVLIHVFISEFWF; this is encoded by the exons ATGGCGCACGAGATTGTCCTTTTATTTTCCCTCTACGCGGTTTTGACCGGGATTG AGAGCAAGTTTACTTCTGTGCATGAGTGCTGTGAGGCTGGAAGGGTGGCAGCCCTGAGAAAGCAAGACTGCACGGCGCTGCCACGTTTCAGCTCCCACATTTGCAG CATTGCCAAGGAGCACTGCTGTCGGGCTTTAGCGAGGAAGCGAGCCTGCGACACTGGCGTCAAGGTGGCCCGTCACGGGGTCTGCGAGCGGCCCCTCTTCACAGGCTCCAACTGGGAAGCGCAAATTTCACAG TCGTGCTGCGACTGCTGCACACTGGGTTTGAAAACGGACAGCACGGGCTTCAGCTGCGACTTTCGGGACCTGCAGCTGGACAAGCAGTGCTCTAACGCGGCTAAAGCCTGCTGTGAGAAACCCAAGGACACCACTCCGTCTGCTAAAG GAAAAGAAGAGCTTAAAGTGTCGATCTCCAGGCCTCCAGACGAACCAAATACCTGCAGAG AGCTCAACTGCTCTCAGCTGTGTGTCGGTAACGGAAGATGCGTCTGTAACGACGGCTTCCGGCTGCAAAGGGACGGAGTGACGTGTGAAG ATATTAACGAGTGTCTCGCGGGCAGCCACAGCTGCAGCGCCGAGCAGGTTTGCATCAACACGGACGGCTCGTTTCTCTGTCGGCTCAGCTGCCACCCGGGATTCACAATCACAGACAACATCGTTTGCAAAG acatAGATGAGTGCGCTGTGGGGAGCCATAACTGTGGAGCGGACTACGCTTGCATCAACACGCCCGGCTCGTTCTACTGCGACCTGAAGGTGGCGTGCAGAGACGGTTTCACTCTGGACGCTTCCGGAAATTGCACCG ACATCAACGAGTGTCTGCTCCTTTCCAACCTGTGCCGACCCGACCAGACTTGCGTCAACGCCGTCGGCTCTTACGTCTGCCTCGGGAATACGGTCATCTGTCGGCAGGGTTACCATCCAACGGCGGACGGGACGCGCTGCGAAG ACGCGGACGAGTGTCTCGTCGCCGACGTGTGCGGCAGCCACGCCTGCGTGAACCTGGACGGGTCGTACCGCTGCGAGTGCAGAGCGGGCTACCGCTTGAGCAACGTCACCGGAGTCTGCGAAG ATATCAATGAGTGCAAGTATTACTCCCGGCGACTCTGCGGGCACATATGTGAGAACACGGAGGGGTCTTATCAGTGCAGGTGCATATCCGGCTTCAGCTTGGCTCCGGACGGAAGGACCTGCGAAG ATATCAACGAGTGTCTGACTGGCCGTCACAACTGCGCCAGAGGTCAGGTTTGCCTCAACACCGAGGGCTCGTTTCACTGCCAGCGCGAAATCGCCTGCAACACCGGCTATAAACTCACAGGCAGCTCTTGCCAAG ACATCGATGAGTGCGCATTGGGGAGACGTGACTGCGGGGCAAATTCCGTTTGCGTCAACACGGCCGGCTCGTTCTACTGCGAGCAGAAGCGGGTGTGCGGAGACGGTTTCGCTCTGGACGCCGCCGGCGGCTGTGCCG ATATTGATGAGTGCTCGGCCCACACCGGTCCATGCCAGCCCAGCCAGACGTGCGTCAACACGGTGGGCTCCCACAGCTGCCTCACTAATGCGATCGCTTGCCCACGAGGGTTTCATCTGAGCGTGAACGGCACACGGTGTGAAG ACGTGAATGAGTGTATGGTTGGCAGTAAGTGTGCCAAGCATGTGTGCGTCAACCTGGAAGGACTGTACCGCTGCGAGTGCAGAAGTGGCTACATGTTCAACGGCGTCACCAAACTGTGCGAAG ATATCAATGAGTGCACCCATTATCCCGGTCGACTCTGCGCCCACAAGTGTGAGAACACAGAGGGGTCGTACCGATGTAGCTGTGCGACCGGCTTCAAGCTGGCTTATGGTGGCAGAGACTGCGAag ACATCAACGAGTGTGAGGACAAACCCTGCAGCCAGGAGTGCACCAATGTCTACGGCTCGTACCAGTGCTACTGTCACCGCGGTTACCAGCTGAACGACGTCGACGGGACATCGTGTGAAG ATATTGATGAATGCACGCTGCCAAACGTATGTTCTTACCAATGTGTCAACTCGCCTGGTGGTTTTAACTGCACCTGCCCCACCAGTGGTTACACACTCTTGTACGACGGACGTACTTGTCAGG aCATTGATGAATGTGCTGCAGGAACTCATTCTTGTTCTGCCAAGGAGGCCTGCTTTAACGTCCAGGGAGGATTTCGCTGTCTGTTCTTCGAGTGTCCTCCTAACTTCAGGCGAGCAGGAAAGGG ATCCGCAGGTAACGCGTCCGCCGTGGTGCGTTGCGTCAAGGCGTGCCAGGAACACGACAGCGACTGCGCTCGCGACCCCGTCCACATCATCACCTCCACGGCTCTGTCTCTGCCGACCTCGCAACGCTTAAAGGAGCCAGAGG AGATCGTGTTGCTGCGGACGTCTGCGGCAGCGAAACAAGATCTTCTCCCGGACGAGCCGGATGTGTTGTTTGACATTTTAGCAGACGACGAGCTGCTCTTTTTCGACGTGATAAAGCGTGCGCAAAACGGCATGGTTGTCG GGGTAATCCGCCAGATCAAGCCCGTATTGGGCCCAAAGGAGCTCATTCTGGAGGTGTCCATGAAGTATGTCCAGTCAGGAGTCGTTTCTCAACAAAACATCGTCCTCATTCACGTCTTCATCTccgagttctggttctga
- the atxn10 gene encoding ataxin-10: MADSIDDKQKISAALADVLNAKQCPEHLQVLKTFTSALKDAEYRDAVAEDVFSDLLKVLIRLLEGLQSASESGDDDARPSALQLQLTAECFRSQRNSCVQSPRNQELLRELGFIGISLKLLSYLQTLNLETKDALYEPLRCGIQFLGNLAVGNQMSKDEVWRLSFPDILLHLLCIDDEKVVNYTSMVLHTCLDEAKVEDLSKPQNIKLALKVMELCRTQPDLDWTVLMATQHFLKSSALVESMYSGMSHHDRVTLLELLLAQLREEGSEGCGVPPSVAHFLASSFQKGCGAVLTLATGSASSNEVLQEALTVISLLDVLCEMTSDHKQFMFLQDHPDLLETTVELLEQVHAIGKASRNIFSATQNFSPFTGEEDPTSDSPVVSFKAHLIRLIGNLCHGNTSNQNKVRELDGIPLILDNCNIDSNNPFISQWGIFAIRNILENNQQNQELVAALERRGPVDYSVLRELGFLIEERDGSLLLKTVRKDS, from the exons ATGGCAGATTCCATCGATGACAAGCAGAAAATATCAGCGGCTCTCGCTGACGTTTTGAATGCGAAACAGTGCCCTGAACACTTGCAGGTGTTGAAAACGTTTACAAGTGCGTTGAAAGATGCGGAATACAG GGATGCCGTGGCGGAGGACGTTTTCTCTGATCTCCTCAAGGTCCTCATCAGGCTGCTTGAAGGCCTGCAGAGTGCGAGCGAAAGCGGCGATGACGACGCGCGGCCCTCTGCCCTGCAGCTCCAGCTCACGGCCGAGTGCTTCAGGTCCCAGAGGAACTCCTGCGTTCAAAGCCCACGCAACCAGGAGCTGCTCAG GGAGCTTGGATTCATTGGTATATCCCTTAAACTCCTAAGTTACCTTCAGACCCTAAATTTGGAGACCAAAGATGCCTTATATGAAC CTCTTCGCTGCGGGATCCAGTTTCTTGGAAACCTCGCTGTCGGAAACCAGATGAGCAAGGATGAAGTCTGGCGGCTCAGCTTCCCTGACATCCTCCT GCATCTGCTCTGTATTGATGATGAGAAGGTGGTGAACTACACCTCTATGGTTCTCCACACGTGTCTGGATGAGGCCAAAGTGGAGGATCTGTCAAAGCCGCAGAATATCAAGCTGGCTCTCAAAGTGATGGAGCTGTGCAGGACCCAGCCTGACCTGGACTGGAC TGTCCTGATGGCAActcaacattttctcaaatcttCAGCTCTGGTGGAGAGCATGTATTCTGGGATGTCCCATCATGACAG agtAACTCTCttggagctgctgttggccCAGTTAAGAGAAGAGGGTTCAGAGGGCTGCGGCGTTCCCCCCAGTGTGGCCCATTTCCTGGCCAGTTCCTTCCAGAAAGGTTGCGGGGCGGTTCTCACGCTCGCGACGGGTTCTGCTTCCAGCAACGAG GTCCTGCAGGAGGCGCTAACAGTGATAAGTCTGCTGGACGTGTTGTGTGAGATGACCTCAGACCACAAACAGTTCATGTTCCTGCAGGACCATCCCGATCTTCTAGAGACTACCGTTG AGCTTCTGGAGCAAGTGCATGCTATCGGGAAGGCCAGTAGGAATATTTTCAGCGCCACTCAGAACTTCTCCCCCTTTACCGGAGAGGAAGACCCGACCTCGGATTCCCCGGTGGTCAGCTTTAAGGCCCACCTCATCAGGCTCATAGGAAACCTCTGCCACGGCAACACCAGCAACCAGAACAAG GTAAGGGAGCTGGATGGCATCCCGCTCATCTTGGACAACTGCAACATAGACAGCAACAACCCTT TTATCAGCCAGTGGGGGATCTTCGCCATCAGGAACATTCTGGAAAacaaccagcagaaccaggagcTGGTGGCTGCTCTGGAGAGGCGCGGCCCGGTGGACTACTCCGTGCTCAGGGAGCTGGGGTTCCTCATTGAGGAGCGAGATGGAAGCTTGCTGCTCAAAACTGTGAGGAAAGACTCCTAA
- the LOC116736717 gene encoding protein Wnt-7b-like isoform X1 translates to MLLISSRSALLSVYYPQIFLILTSGSYLALSSVVALGANIICNNIPGLAPRQRALCQSRPDAIIIIGEGAQLGINECQYQFRYGRWNCSALGERTVFGQELRVGSREAAFTYAITAAGVAHAVTAACSQGNLSQCGCDREKQGYHDREEGWKWGGCSADVKYGMEFSRRFVDAREIKKNARRLMNLHNNEAGRKILEERTKLECKCHGVSGSCTTKTCWITLPKFREVGYLLKERYGDAVQVEPVRASRLRQPSFLRLKQARGYQKPTDTDLVYLERSPNYCEEDTITGSTGTRGRLCNGTSTHTDGCNMMCCGRGYDTHHYTRVWQCNCKFHWCCFVKCNTCREKSEVFTCK, encoded by the exons GGCATTGTCCTCCGTGGTGGCCCTGGGCGCCAACATCATCTGCAACAACATACCAGGACTGGCACCCCGTCAGAGGGCCCTCTGCCAGAGTCGCCCGGACGCCATCATCATCATTGGCGAGGGCGCCCAGTTGGGCATCAACGAGTGCCAGTACCAGTTCCGCTACGGGCGCTGGAACTGCTCTGCCCTGGGGGAGAGGACGGTCTTCGGACAAGAGCTGAGAGTAG GCAGCAGGGAGGCAGCATTCACCTATGCCATCACAGCCGCTGGAGTTGCCCACGCGGTGACGGCGGCCTGTAGCCAAGGCAACCTAAGCCAGTGTGGCTGTGACCGCGAGAAGCAGGGCTACCATGACCGGGAGGAGGGCTGGAAGTGGGGAGGCTGCTCGGCAGATGTCAAGTATGGCATGGAGTTTTCGCGACGCTTCGTGGACGCTCGTGAGATCAAGAAAAACGCCCGCCGACTGATGAACCTCCACAACAACGAGGCGGGTCGAAAG ATCCTGGAGGAGAGAACGAAGCTGGAGTGCAAGTGTCACGGCGTCTCCGGTTCCTGCACCACCAAGACCTGCTGGATCACCCTGCCGAAGTTCCGAGAGGTCGGCTACCTGTTGAAGGAGCGCTACGGCGACGCGGTGCAAGTGGAGCCTGTCCGGGCCTCGCGGCTCCGCCAGCCCTCCTTCCTGCGCCTGAAACAGGCTCGGGGCTACCAGAAGCCCACGGACACGGACCTGGTGTACCTGGAGCGCTCGCCGAACTACTGCGAGGAGGACACGATCACGGGAAGCACGGGGACGAGGGGCAGGCTGTGCAACGGCACTTCCACTCACACGGACGGATGCAACATGATGTGCTGCGGCCGGGGCTACGACACGCACCACTACACGCGGGTCTGGCAGTGCAACTGCAAGTTCCACTGGTGCTGCTTCGTCAAGTGCAacacctgcagagagaaatCGGAAGTTTTTACCTGCAAGTAG
- the LOC116736717 gene encoding protein Wnt-7b-like isoform X2: MRSHASHLVSQCAAVRLLPADLPHPHQRALSSVVALGANIICNNIPGLAPRQRALCQSRPDAIIIIGEGAQLGINECQYQFRYGRWNCSALGERTVFGQELRVGSREAAFTYAITAAGVAHAVTAACSQGNLSQCGCDREKQGYHDREEGWKWGGCSADVKYGMEFSRRFVDAREIKKNARRLMNLHNNEAGRKILEERTKLECKCHGVSGSCTTKTCWITLPKFREVGYLLKERYGDAVQVEPVRASRLRQPSFLRLKQARGYQKPTDTDLVYLERSPNYCEEDTITGSTGTRGRLCNGTSTHTDGCNMMCCGRGYDTHHYTRVWQCNCKFHWCCFVKCNTCREKSEVFTCK; this comes from the exons GGCATTGTCCTCCGTGGTGGCCCTGGGCGCCAACATCATCTGCAACAACATACCAGGACTGGCACCCCGTCAGAGGGCCCTCTGCCAGAGTCGCCCGGACGCCATCATCATCATTGGCGAGGGCGCCCAGTTGGGCATCAACGAGTGCCAGTACCAGTTCCGCTACGGGCGCTGGAACTGCTCTGCCCTGGGGGAGAGGACGGTCTTCGGACAAGAGCTGAGAGTAG GCAGCAGGGAGGCAGCATTCACCTATGCCATCACAGCCGCTGGAGTTGCCCACGCGGTGACGGCGGCCTGTAGCCAAGGCAACCTAAGCCAGTGTGGCTGTGACCGCGAGAAGCAGGGCTACCATGACCGGGAGGAGGGCTGGAAGTGGGGAGGCTGCTCGGCAGATGTCAAGTATGGCATGGAGTTTTCGCGACGCTTCGTGGACGCTCGTGAGATCAAGAAAAACGCCCGCCGACTGATGAACCTCCACAACAACGAGGCGGGTCGAAAG ATCCTGGAGGAGAGAACGAAGCTGGAGTGCAAGTGTCACGGCGTCTCCGGTTCCTGCACCACCAAGACCTGCTGGATCACCCTGCCGAAGTTCCGAGAGGTCGGCTACCTGTTGAAGGAGCGCTACGGCGACGCGGTGCAAGTGGAGCCTGTCCGGGCCTCGCGGCTCCGCCAGCCCTCCTTCCTGCGCCTGAAACAGGCTCGGGGCTACCAGAAGCCCACGGACACGGACCTGGTGTACCTGGAGCGCTCGCCGAACTACTGCGAGGAGGACACGATCACGGGAAGCACGGGGACGAGGGGCAGGCTGTGCAACGGCACTTCCACTCACACGGACGGATGCAACATGATGTGCTGCGGCCGGGGCTACGACACGCACCACTACACGCGGGTCTGGCAGTGCAACTGCAAGTTCCACTGGTGCTGCTTCGTCAAGTGCAacacctgcagagagaaatCGGAAGTTTTTACCTGCAAGTAG